The Thermus amyloliquefaciens nucleotide sequence TTCCTGGAAACGTGCACATAAATCTGGGTGGTGCTAATGGAGGAATGGCCTAAGAGCTCCTTCACCTCGTCTATGCCCCGGCCCGCCTCCACCAGGGCGGAGGCGTAGGAGTGGCGGAGCTTGTGGGGGTGATGCGGTGCCAGTCCGTGAGGCCCGCCCGCCGGGCCACCCGCTTCACCATGGCCTCCACCGCCCGGGCTGAGAAGGGTTTCCCCCGGTTGGGGCCGGAGGTGTGGCTCCAGATGTAGGGGCTCGTGGGGTGTCCCTCCAGGTTCCGGTGCCGCAGCCACTGGTAGAGGGCCCGCTGGGCGGTAGGGGAAAGCACCACCACCCGCTCCTTGTCCCCTTTCCCCGGACCCGGATGGCGTGGGGGATACCATCCTGATAGGTGAGGTCGGAGTAGGTGAGGCTCAGGGCCTCGGAGAGGCGGAGGCCGGTGCCGTAGAGGAAGGCCAGGAGGGCCCAGTCCCTGAGGCCGATGCGTGGGGAGCGGTGCTTGTAGCGGCCTCCAGGAGCCTGGCCACCTCGGGGGGGGGTGAGGTAGACGGGGGAGGCGCCGAGGAAGCTTGGGGCGCTTCACCCCCTCGGTGGGGTCCTTGAGAATGGGCAGCGCCTCCACCTCGGCCAGGTAACGGAAGAACTTTCGCAGGCTGGCGAGGATCCGGCCGCCCTGTGGGGGCTCACCTCGCGGGAGGCCAGGAAGGCGCGGAGGTGCTGGCTCCCGATCTCCTCCCACCTGGGGGGCCTGCCGTAGCGCTCCCGGTACCAGGCGGAAAAGAGCCCCACG carries:
- a CDS encoding tyrosine-type recombinase/integrase, yielding MEAGRGIDEVKELLGHSSISTTQIYVHVSRKRLEEAAKALPDVLG
- a CDS encoding site-specific integrase, translated to GLKMVAAQDPHAELLHRFRRYLEMEEGRSPRTAKEYLLDVGLFSAWYRERYGRPPRWEEIGSQHLRAFLASREVSPHRAAGSSPACESSSVTWPRWRRCPFSRTPPRG